Genomic window (Aquipuribacter nitratireducens):
GCGAGGGACAGGGCCCCCCACATCTCCTCGCCGCGGCGGTGCCGGTAGCGGACGGTCAGCCGGGTCGTCGTGACCGAGCCGTCGAGCAACGAGCGCCGGGCGGCGGCGACCTCACCGGCGTCGTCCGGGTGGAGCACGTCCTCGGCCGGACGCCCGAGCAGCTCGTCCCGGTTGTGGCCGAGCCAGGCGCAGAGCGCGGGGTTGACGTCGAGCCACGTGCCGTCCGCTCCCGTCACCGCGAGCGGGCTGGGGGCCCGGTCGAAGGCGCTGCGGAAGCGTTCCTCGCTGCTGCGCAGCTCCGCCTCCTGCCGGCGCTGCGCGGTGACGTCAGCCATCGCCACGACGGCCCCCCGGGTCCGCCCGTCGGGGCCGAGCAGGCGGCGCGCCGACGCCACCACGAGCACCGGGTCGCGTCCGGGCACGGCGATCGACATGGCGACGCCGTCGACGCGGTCCTCGGTCAGCGCACGCAGCAGCGGGACGTCCGCGGCGGGCAGCGGCGTCCGTCCGTCCGGCTCGCACAGGTGGTAGCGGGCGGGCAGCTCCTCCGAGGCGACCACGGGGTCGGCGTCGGCGCCGTGCCACTCGCGCGCCGTGCGGTTGAAGAGGCTGACGCGGCCGGCGGCGTCGGACACGACGATCCCGACGGCAGCCGTCTCGAGGACGGTGTCGAGCAGCTGGTGCCGCTCCTGCTCGACCCGGGCGGCCTTCGCCCGCTCGAACATCGCGACGACCAGCGCGGCGCAGTCCTCGAGACGGGACAGCTGCTCGTCGTCGAGGGCGAACGGCACGCTGTCGAAGACGCACAGGCTGCCGAGCACGTGCCCGGCCGGGCTGCGCAGCGGGACGGAGGCGTACCCGCGGACCCGGGCGTAGCGCCCGTCGACCCACGGGTTGGTCCAGAAGCGGGGGTCGTGCCGGGCGTCGACGGCCGTGACGGTCTCCTCCGTCTGCACCGTGACGTCACACATCGCGTGCTCGCGGGGGGAGTCCCCGCCCTCGAACCCGACCGTGGTGAGCTGGCACTGCCGGGACGTGTCGAGGAGGTTGAGGGTCGCGGTCGGGACGCCGGCCAGGTGCGCGGCGACCCGGACCAGGGCCTCGAGCTCCGGCGCGGGCGGGGTGTCGAGCACCCCGTAGCCGTGCAGCGCCTCCAGCCGCGCCCGTTCCCGCTCGTGGTCGCGGTCGGACCGCCCGTGCCCACCGCCCATCGGCGCACCACCTTCGTCATCTCCCCCGGCGACGCGGTGTATCGGCAGGTTCCCTCCCGAGGATGAGCCCGCGAGGATGACGGGGTGAGCACCCCACGCCCCCTGGAGGTCCAGGAGACGCCCCTGCCCGGCATCGGGCTGCGGCACGACTTCCGCACCGAGCGCGGCCGGCACGTCGGGGTCGTCACGTACCGCAGCGGGCGGCGCGAGCTCCTGCTGTACGACGACCGCGACGAGGACGAGGTCGCGCACGCGCTCGTCCTCAGCGAGGAGGAGAGCAGCGGCCTGGCCGGGCTGCTGGGGGCGCCGCGGCTCGTCCAGCACCTCGAGGACGCGATCCACCACGTACCGGGGGTCGTGGTCCATCGCATCGACCTCGACTCCCGCTCCCCCTTCGCCGGCCGGCCGCTCGGTGACACGGCGGCACGGACCCGCACCGGCACGTCCGTCGTCGCCCTCCTGCGCGGCGACACCGTCGTCGCCTCGCCCGGGCCGCAGGACCGGCTGGAGGCCGGGGACGTGCTCGTCGTCGTCGGCACCCCCGGCGGGGTCGAGGCCCTCACCGAGCTGCTGCGCGGCTGACTGGTGGCGCTCGACCACACCGCCGTGCTCCTGCTGGAGCTCGGGGCCCTCGTGGTCGGCCTGTCCCTGCTCGCGGGGCTCGCCGCCCGCCTCGACCTGCCGGCCGTGCCGCTGTACCTCGTCGCCGGGCTGGCGCTCGGGCAGGGTGGCCTCGTAGCCCCGACGGAGAGCGAGGCGTTCCTCGCCACGGCCGCGGAGGTCGGGGTGCTGCTCCTCCTGCTGTCCCTCGGGCTGGAGTTCTCCGCCGAGGAGCTCGTCGGGACGCTGCGCCGCCAGGCCCCCGTCGGCGGGCTCGACCTCGTCCTCAACGGGGTGCCCGGGGTCGTCGCCGGCCTCCTGCTCGGGCTCGGACCGGCGGGTGCGCTCGCGCTCGGCGGCGTCACGTACATCTCCTCCTCCGGTGTCGTCGCGAAGGCGCTGCGCGACCTCGGCCGCCTCGGCAACCGCGAGACGCCCGCGGTCCTCGGGGTGCTCGTCATCGAGGACCTCGCGATGGCGGTCTACCTCCCGGTGCTCACCGTCGTCGTCACCGGCGCGGGGCTGCTCGCGGGGCTCGGGGTGGTGGCCGTGGCGGTCGGGGTCGTCACCGTCGTGCTCGTCGTCGCGCTGCGGCACGGTCCCCGGCTCACGCGGCTCCTGCCGGTGCGCCCCGAGCTCCTCACCCTCGCGGTCGTCGGCCTCACCCTGCTGGTGGCCGGCATCGCGGAGGCCGCGCAGGTCAGCGCCGCCGTCGGGGCGTTCCTCGTCGGCGTCGCGGTGTCCGGGGACGTCGCCGACAAGGTCCGGGACCTCCTCGCCCCGCTGCGCGACCTGTTCGCCGCCGTGTTCTTCGTGTGGTTCGGCATCGGCATCGACCCCACGTCCCTGCTGCCGGTGCTCGCCCCCGCCGCCGTGCTGGCGGCCGTCACGGCGGCGACGAAGGTCGCGACCGGGTGGGTCGCCGCCGGCCGGGAGGGGGTCGGGCCCCGCGGCCGGCTCCGCGCCGGCACCGCGCTCGTGCCGCGGGGGGAGTTCAGCATCGTCGTCGCCGGCCTCGCCGCGCCGGCGCTCGGGGCCGCCGGTGCCGTGCTCGCGGCGCTGAGCGCGTGCTACGTCCTCCTCCTCGCGGTCGGCGGACCGCTCCTCATGCGGGTCTCGGACCCGGTCGCCGACCGGTTGCGGCTCGGCGCGCACCGGGCCCGGGGCGTCACGTGAGGCGGTGGTGCTCCAGCAGCCGGGCGGCGACCTCGCGGTCGGCCTCGGCGAGCCCGGGCGGGTCGAGGACGAACGCCCCGGCGCCCGCGACGGCCAGGAGGAGCCCCACCCGCTCCCGGACGGGCGGCAGCACCTCCGCGACGAGGAGGACACCGTCCTCGTCGGCCGCCTCCAGGCGCACGTCCTCCGCGAACCGCTCGACCACCCACGCCCGGTCCGCCGGCAGCACGAGCCGGACCCGGGTCGGACGACGGGCGGCAGCGACCCGCTCGTCCGCGTCGGCGGGTCGCTCGAACGTGTCGGGCAGCACCTCGTGGTCGCGGATGCCGGACACGAGGTACGTCCGGGGCTGCCCGTCGGCGTCGAGGGGGCCGGCGTCGACCTCGTAGCCGCGGCGGGTGCTCACGACCCGGTACGGCTCGACGACCCGCTCGACGACGCCCGGGCGCCACGCGCGGGCGTAGACGATCCGCACCCTCCGCTGCGCGGTCGCCGCGCGGCGAAGGTCGGCGGCGACGTCGGCGCCGACGAGGACCGCGCCGCCGAGCAGGGGCGGCGCGGTGGCGCCGTCGCGTGCGCCGTCCCGTGCGCCGTCCCCTGCGTCGTCGCCCGCCTCCGCGAGCCCGTCGACGCCGCCGAGCACCCCGTCGCCGAGCCGGCGCACCGCCGCGGCGAGCGCGGCGTTGTCCGGCTCCAGCGCCGACAGCTCCGACGCCGCCCGGTACAGCACCCCGAGCTCGCCCGGGGAGAGGAACGCGACGCCGAGCTCCTGGAGCGGGCTGTCGTCGACGAGCCGCACGACCTGCGCCGACGCGAGGTCGGTCTCGGCGAGGGCCCCGTCCCCGGTCGGGGCGAGGAACTCCAGGGCGCACGAGCGGAGCCCGACCGCGCCGGCGTCGACGACGTCGGCGAGGAAGAACACCTCGAGCTCCTCGCGCAGCTGCGCCTCGTGCACGTCGAGGTCGGCGGCGAGGTCGCTGATCGGCAGGCCGTCGGGGTGGTGTCGCAGCAGCTGCAGCGCCCGAGGGACGTGCGCGAGCCGGCTCGCGTACCGGGCGACGCCGCCCGCGGGTCGCGCCGCGGCCGTCACGGCCGGCCCGCCACGACGGCCCGCAGGTGGTCGCGGACCTCGTCGCGCAGGTCGTCGGGACCGACGAGGCGGACGCGGCTGCCGAGCTCGTAGAGGCGCCCGCGGAACGCGGTGCGGTGGGTGACGGGCACGCGCACGAGGACGGGCAGGTCCTCCTCCCCGACCCCGACGACCGCCGGCTCCGCCTCGACGACGTCGGCGCCGCCGAGCATGGCCCGCACGTGCGGGACGTGTTCCGGGGCGGTCCGCAGGAACGCGTCGACCGGCGCGTCGACCTGCCACGTGACGGGGTCGATGCTGAGGTGGGCGCCCGCGGGCCGCGGGTCGGCGGTGCCGGGCCGGTCGAGGCGGACGTCGAGCATGCGGTCGAGGCGGAACGTCTTCGACTCGCTCGCGCCGTCCTCCCGGGCCCGCAGGTACCAGCCGCCGGCCCGCAGGGACACCTGCTGCGGGTGCACGTCCCGCTCGCTGCCCCGGTAGGTGAAGCGCAGCCGGCAGCGCCGCCGCACGGCACGCTGCGCCGCCTCCGGGTCACCGACCCGCTCCCGGCGCGCGACGAAGGCCGGGGGCCCGTCCGCCGGCCCGCTGGGACCGAGGTCCTCGCCGAGCCCGGACAGGTCGGCGGCGCGCGCGACCCGCTGCAGCTCGGCCTGCTCCTCCGGTGAGAACTGGACGCGCAGGCGCAGGTCGCCCGCGACGAGCCGGTAGCGCGCGTTCTCGCCGCTCGCCCCGACGTTGCGGATCTCCCAGCCGAGCCGCGTGAGGTGCCCGATGTCGCGGGTGAGCTGCCGCCGCCGGTCCTCGGGCTCCGCGGCGCCGTACCCGACGTGGGCGAGCAGCCGGTCCGTCGACGCCGTCCGCTCCGGGGAGCGGGAGAGGACGAAGAGGATCTGGGTGAGGCGCTCCATCGGCCCCCGCTGGTCCCGGCCACCTGCTCCCCCGGCGCCGGGCGGGGCCGGCTCGATGACGTCGTCCACGCCCCGCATGCTGCCCGTACCCTCGCCGAGGTGCACGTAGCGGCCCTCGGTGTCAGCGTCCTCAAGGGCAGCGCGCCCGCGCACCCGGACGTGCTCGAGCTCGCGCCGTACGGCCCGGTCGGGGACCGCCGCTTCTGCCTCGTCGACCTCGACCACCCCGGTGGCCCACGGGTGCTCCGCACGGTCGAGAACCCGCGGCTGGTGGCGCTGCGGGCAGCGGAGGAGGCGGGCGAGCTCGTCGTCGACGTGCCGGGTCAGGGCACGGTCCGCGGGACCGTCCGAGGCGGGCGCGAGGTGGTCGCGGACTACTGGGGGCGCGACGCCCGGCTCACGGTGCTCGACGGGCCGTGGGCGCCGGCGTTGTCGGCGTACCTCGGCCGGGCGGTGGCGCCGGCCCGGGCCGAGCCGCGGCACGTCGTGTTCGGCGGCGCCGTCACGCTCGTCACGACCGCCTCGCTCGCCGAGCTCGCACGCCGGGCCCGCGCCGACGGCCACGACACCGCGCCGGACCCCGACGACGAGGCCGCCCTGGTCGCCGACGCCGAGCGGTTCCGCGCCACCGCCGTCCTCGCCACCCCCGGCGCCGCGCCCTTCGTCGAGGACGAGTGGGTCGGGACGGCGCTCGTCCTCGGGGACGCCGCCGACGCGCCCGTCGTCCGGGTCGACGGCCCGGTGCCGCGGTGCGCGGTCGTGAGGCTGCGCGCGGGCGCCGGCACCCGTGATCCCTGGGACCCGCTGCGGCTGCTCGCCGCGGACCGCACCCGCAGCGGCGAGATCGACTTCGGCGTCCGCGCCGAGGTCGTGCGCCCCGGGGTGCTCCGTCCGGGCGCGTCGGTCGCAACCCGGGACGCGGACGGCCCCGAGGGCGGACACTGACCGCATGTTCGAGCAGATCGGTGGGCTCCCCCTGCACCCCCTGGTCGTCCACGCCGTCGTCGTCCTCGTCCCCCTCACGACCCTCGGAGCCCTCCTCGTCGCGGTCCGACCGCGGTGGGCGCGTCCGTACGCCCCGCTCGTCGCCGCCGGCGCCGTCGCGTCCGCGGGAGCCGCGCTCGTCGCGCAGCAGGCCGGCGAGGCGCTGCAGGTGGCCCTCGCGCTCGAGACGCCGCTGCTGAGCGACCACGGCCGCTGGGGCCTCTACACGGTGGTGGCGAGCGTCGCGCTCGCCGTCCTCGCGGTCGCCACGACGGTGCTCACGTTCCGCGGCCCGGGCACCGGCACGGCGTGGCGACTGGCCGCGTGGCTCACGGTCGTGGCCGGCGCCGCCGCGACGCTGTTCGCCGTGCTCGCCGGCGAGACGGGCGCGACGTCGCGGTGGGGGTTCGTCTTCGGCGGCTGAGACCCGCCCCCGTCAGTCCCGCTGGACGACGGCCCGGAGCTTGAACCAGCCCCACACGGCGGTGGCGAGGAACAGGACGAGCCCGATGGCGAGGAGCCAGAGCAGGCCCTCGACGACGGCGCCGACGAGCGTCACCACCAGCCACAGGACGAGCAGGACGACGAGCAGCGCCTTCATGGCGACGACGCTACGACCGGGCGCGCACCGTCGCGATTCGTGACGTACCGCGGCGGCCCTCCCGCTCCAGCCGGACGACGTCCCGCCCGAACGACCACACGAGGGCGGTGAGCGCCGCGGCGCACGCGAGGACCCCGGCGACGGGCGGCACGCCGGGCACGAGCAGGGCCGCCACGGGCACGAGCAGCGCCGGCCCCTGGACGGCCGCGACGACCCGGCGGGCGAGGGAGTACGGCAGCGGCGCCCGCAGCGCCGGCCGGAGCGCCCCGGCGAGCCCGAAGGCGTAGCGGAGCAGACCTGCCGTGAGCACCCACGCGCCGACGAACGGGGCCGCCGCCACGGCGAGGACGAGGACCGCCGCGGCGTCGGTCTCCATGTCGAGGCGGGCGCCGCGCGTCGTCGTCACGGTGCGACGGGCCACCGCGCCGTCGACGGCGTCGAGCGCGAGCACGGGCACCGCGAGGAGGAGCACCGGTCCGGCCCACGACGACGGCGTCGCGAGGGGCGCCGTCGTCGTGGGCCACACCACGAGCGCCGCGACGACGACGAGCAGTCCGGCCCGCACGAGCGTGACCACGTCCGCCGGTGTCAGGCTCGGGGGGTGGCCACGGACGAGCACCACCCCACGATGCGCCCCGCGACCGCGTCCCGCCCGCCGACCGCGCGGGCGCTGTGGGTCGAGGGCGAGGGCGTGCTCGCCGTCCGCGACCAGCCCCTCGAGGACCCGGGACCGGAGGAGGTCCGCGTCCGCACGCTCGCGAGCGGCGTGAGCCGCGGCACCGAGCGGCTCGTGCTCACCGGCCGGGTGCCCGCGTCGCAGCGGGACCGGATGCGGGCACCGTTCCAGCACGGCGACCTGCCGTGGCCCGTGAGCCACGGCTACCTCGCCGTCGGTGTCGTGGAGGCCGGCCCGCCCGCGCTCCGGGACCGCACGGTGTTCTGCCTGCACCCGCACCACGACCGCTTCGTCGTGCCGGCTGCGGCCGTCCACGTCGTCCCGGACGGCGTGCCGGCTCGCCGTGCGGTCCTCGCGGGCACCGTGGAGACCGCCGTCAACGCCCTCTGGGACGCGGGTGTGCGGCTCGGGGACAGCGTCGCGGTCGTCGGTGCCGGCATGGTGGGCGCGTGCGTCGCGCGCCTCGCCGCGCAGGTGCCGGGCTGCCGTGTCGACCTCGTCGACCCGGCTCCGGAGCGGGCTGTGCTGGCCGGCGCGCTCGGCGTCTCCCACCGGACGCCCGAGGAGCTCGACGGCGTCGTCGGCAGCCACGACGTCGTCGTCCACGCCTCCGCGACCGCCGCCGGGCTCGCGCTCGCCCTCCGGCTCGCGCCCGACGACGGGGAGGTCGTCGAGCTGTCGTGGTTCGGCAGCCACGCCCCGGAGGTCCCGCTCGGGGACGACGTGCACGCGCGCCGGGTCGCGATCCGCCCCAGCCAGGTGGGAGCGGTGGCGCGGGCGCGCCGCGAACGGCGCACCCCCGCCGACCGGCTCGCCCTCGCCCTCCGGCTCCTCACCGACCCGGCGTTCGACCACCTCCTGGGCCCGGAGGTCCCCCTCGACGACGCGCCGACGGTCCTGCCCGGGCTGCTGCTGGACGACGCCGGTGGCGGCGGTCCCTGCCCCGTGATCACCTACGGGGCATGACGACCCGTCAGGCCCCGATCGCCGTCGAGCACGCCGTCACCGTCAGCGACTCGATGATGGTCGCCCACTCCCTGCCCCGACCGGTCTTCGGGCCCGCGCAGGCCCTCCACGGCGCGACGTTCGTCGTGCGGGCGACGTTCCGCCGCGACGGGCTCGACGACGACGGCGTGGTCGTCGACATCGGGGCCGCCCAGGAGGTGCTCCGCGACGCCCTCGCCGACCTCACGTACACGAACCTCGACGACCACCCGGACCTGCAGGGCGTCGTCACGACCACCGAGGTGCTCGCGGGTCTCGTCGCCGCGCGTCTCGTGCGCCGGGCCGCCGCCGGTGACCTCCGCGGTGCGGGGACCGACCTCACGGCGGTCGTCGTCGAGCTCGGCGAGACCCCGCAGGCCGCCGCCTCGTGCACGGTCCGGCTGCGGGAGCCCGGCGCCGGGCCGGTCGACCGCTGGCCGTGGGCGCCGCGCTGACCGGGCCGACGGTGCCGCTCGGGTGGATCGTGCCCGGCGACGTCGACCGGCCCACCGGCGGCAACGTGTGGGACCGGGAGGTGGCCGCGGCTCTCCGGGCGGCCGGGACGGAGGTCCGGTGGCGACCCGTCGCGGGGGCGTGGCCCGTGCCCCCGGAGGGCCCCGGCGACCTGGTCGAGGCGCTGGCCGAGGTAGGTCGCGTCGCGGTCGTCGACGGACTCGTCGCTGCCGCGTGGCCGGACGTCCTCGAGGAGGCGTCGCGACGGGCACGACTCGGTCTCGTCGTCCACCTGCCCCTCGCGCTCGAGACCGGCCTGAGGCCGGACGACGCCGAGCGGCTCGACGCCCTCGAGACACGCGCCCTCGCCGCGGTCGACGTCGTCGTCGCGACGTCGCAGTGGTGCGCCGGACGGCTCCGGGGGCGCACGCGGACGCCCGTCCGCGTCGCCCGTCCCGGGACGAGGCCGCCGGCCCTCGCCCCGCCCGACCGCCCCGGTGACGGGACCCGGCTGCTCGCCGTCGGCTCGCTCACCCCCCGCAAGGGTCACGACGTGCTGCTGGACGCCCTCCACCGCCCGGCCGCGCCGGACGTCCCGTGGCGGCTCCGGCTGGTCGGCCCGGCACCCGACCCCGCCCACGAGCGGCGCCTGCGGGACCTCGCCGCCGCGCTGCCGCACCCGGACCGGGTCGCGTTCGTGGGACCGCGGACCGGCGCGGACCTCGACGCGGAGTACGCGTGGGCCGACCTCCTCGTCGTCCCGTCGCACCGGGAGACCTACGGGATGGTCGTGACCGAGGCGCTCGCGCGCAGGCTGCCGTGCCTCGTGACGACCGGCAGCGGCCTCGAGGAGGCGCTGGGCGAGGTGGCCGGGCGGCACCCCGGGCTGCTCGTGCCCCCCGGCGACGCGGCTGCGCTCGCCGACGCGCTCACGACGTGGTGGGCGGACGCGGACCTCCGGGCGGGGCTGCGCGACCTCGCCCGCCGGCGCGGCGCGGCGCTCACCGCGCCGGGCGGCGGCTGGGACGCGACGGCCGCCGCCGTCCACGACGCCCTGCTCGGGGCGCGGGCATGAGCCCGCTGCGCGGGGCGGGACCCGTCGGCGGCAGCGACGACGGCAGCGACGACGGCAACGACGACGGCAGCGACGACGAGGCCGGCGGGTACGACGTGGCGTGGCTCGACCTCCGAGCCGACGCCGACGACAGAGCCCGTTCGGACGCCCTCCTCGCCGACCTGGGCAACGCTCTCCGACCGGGCGTCACCGCTGCCGACCCGCCGGGCGATCACGTGCTCGACCTCGGGTGCGGGACGGGGGCGATGGCCCGCTGGTGCCTCGACCGGTTCGGCCCGCGAGCCACGGACACGGTCGTCACGCTCGTCGACCCCGACGGCCGGCTCCTCGAGGTCGCGAGGAGCCGGCTCGCCGCGGCGCCGGGCCGGGTCCTCACGACCGTCGCCGCCGGCTGCGACGACCTCGCGCGGCTCCTCGCCGACCCGCCGGAGGGGCGCCGGGTCGACGCGGTCGTCGCGAGCGCGCTGCTCGACGTCGTGCCCGCCGCCTCGGTCGTGCACCTCGCGCGCGCGGTCGCCGGCGCCGGTGTGCCGCTGCTCGCCGCGCTGACCGTGACCGGGACCGTGCGCCTCGACCCGCAGCACCCCTGGGACGAGGTCGCCGCGGCGGCCGTCGCCCGCACCGCCCGCCGCGACGGGGCCGCCGGGCCGGGTGCGGCCGGCCTGC
Coding sequences:
- a CDS encoding DUF2231 domain-containing protein, yielding MFEQIGGLPLHPLVVHAVVVLVPLTTLGALLVAVRPRWARPYAPLVAAGAVASAGAALVAQQAGEALQVALALETPLLSDHGRWGLYTVVASVALAVLAVATTVLTFRGPGTGTAWRLAAWLTVVAGAAATLFAVLAGETGATSRWGFVFGG
- a CDS encoding cation:proton antiporter regulatory subunit translates to MSTPRPLEVQETPLPGIGLRHDFRTERGRHVGVVTYRSGRRELLLYDDRDEDEVAHALVLSEEESSGLAGLLGAPRLVQHLEDAIHHVPGVVVHRIDLDSRSPFAGRPLGDTAARTRTGTSVVALLRGDTVVASPGPQDRLEAGDVLVVVGTPGGVEALTELLRG
- a CDS encoding CDP-alcohol phosphatidyltransferase family protein, whose product is MVTLVRAGLLVVVAALVVWPTTTAPLATPSSWAGPVLLLAVPVLALDAVDGAVARRTVTTTRGARLDMETDAAAVLVLAVAAAPFVGAWVLTAGLLRYAFGLAGALRPALRAPLPYSLARRVVAAVQGPALLVPVAALLVPGVPPVAGVLACAAALTALVWSFGRDVVRLEREGRRGTSRIATVRARS
- a CDS encoding MOSC domain-containing protein; this encodes MHVAALGVSVLKGSAPAHPDVLELAPYGPVGDRRFCLVDLDHPGGPRVLRTVENPRLVALRAAEEAGELVVDVPGQGTVRGTVRGGREVVADYWGRDARLTVLDGPWAPALSAYLGRAVAPARAEPRHVVFGGAVTLVTTASLAELARRARADGHDTAPDPDDEAALVADAERFRATAVLATPGAAPFVEDEWVGTALVLGDAADAPVVRVDGPVPRCAVVRLRAGAGTRDPWDPLRLLAADRTRSGEIDFGVRAEVVRPGVLRPGASVATRDADGPEGGH
- a CDS encoding 6-pyruvoyl trahydropterin synthase family protein — protein: MTTRQAPIAVEHAVTVSDSMMVAHSLPRPVFGPAQALHGATFVVRATFRRDGLDDDGVVVDIGAAQEVLRDALADLTYTNLDDHPDLQGVVTTTEVLAGLVAARLVRRAAAGDLRGAGTDLTAVVVELGETPQAAASCTVRLREPGAGPVDRWPWAPR
- a CDS encoding zinc-binding alcohol dehydrogenase — protein: MATDEHHPTMRPATASRPPTARALWVEGEGVLAVRDQPLEDPGPEEVRVRTLASGVSRGTERLVLTGRVPASQRDRMRAPFQHGDLPWPVSHGYLAVGVVEAGPPALRDRTVFCLHPHHDRFVVPAAAVHVVPDGVPARRAVLAGTVETAVNALWDAGVRLGDSVAVVGAGMVGACVARLAAQVPGCRVDLVDPAPERAVLAGALGVSHRTPEELDGVVGSHDVVVHASATAAGLALALRLAPDDGEVVELSWFGSHAPEVPLGDDVHARRVAIRPSQVGAVARARRERRTPADRLALALRLLTDPAFDHLLGPEVPLDDAPTVLPGLLLDDAGGGGPCPVITYGA
- a CDS encoding cation:proton antiporter; protein product: MALDHTAVLLLELGALVVGLSLLAGLAARLDLPAVPLYLVAGLALGQGGLVAPTESEAFLATAAEVGVLLLLLSLGLEFSAEELVGTLRRQAPVGGLDLVLNGVPGVVAGLLLGLGPAGALALGGVTYISSSGVVAKALRDLGRLGNRETPAVLGVLVIEDLAMAVYLPVLTVVVTGAGLLAGLGVVAVAVGVVTVVLVVALRHGPRLTRLLPVRPELLTLAVVGLTLLVAGIAEAAQVSAAVGAFLVGVAVSGDVADKVRDLLAPLRDLFAAVFFVWFGIGIDPTSLLPVLAPAAVLAAVTAATKVATGWVAAGREGVGPRGRLRAGTALVPRGEFSIVVAGLAAPALGAAGAVLAALSACYVLLLAVGGPLLMRVSDPVADRLRLGAHRARGVT
- a CDS encoding glycosyltransferase family 4 protein, giving the protein MGAALTGPTVPLGWIVPGDVDRPTGGNVWDREVAAALRAAGTEVRWRPVAGAWPVPPEGPGDLVEALAEVGRVAVVDGLVAAAWPDVLEEASRRARLGLVVHLPLALETGLRPDDAERLDALETRALAAVDVVVATSQWCAGRLRGRTRTPVRVARPGTRPPALAPPDRPGDGTRLLAVGSLTPRKGHDVLLDALHRPAAPDVPWRLRLVGPAPDPAHERRLRDLAAALPHPDRVAFVGPRTGADLDAEYAWADLLVVPSHRETYGMVVTEALARRLPCLVTTGSGLEEALGEVAGRHPGLLVPPGDAAALADALTTWWADADLRAGLRDLARRRGAALTAPGGGWDATAAAVHDALLGARA
- a CDS encoding diguanylate cyclase domain-containing protein, with translation MGGGHGRSDRDHERERARLEALHGYGVLDTPPAPELEALVRVAAHLAGVPTATLNLLDTSRQCQLTTVGFEGGDSPREHAMCDVTVQTEETVTAVDARHDPRFWTNPWVDGRYARVRGYASVPLRSPAGHVLGSLCVFDSVPFALDDEQLSRLEDCAALVVAMFERAKAARVEQERHQLLDTVLETAAVGIVVSDAAGRVSLFNRTAREWHGADADPVVASEELPARYHLCEPDGRTPLPAADVPLLRALTEDRVDGVAMSIAVPGRDPVLVVASARRLLGPDGRTRGAVVAMADVTAQRRQEAELRSSEERFRSAFDRAPSPLAVTGADGTWLDVNPALCAWLGHNRDELLGRPAEDVLHPDDAGEVAAARRSLLDGSVTTTRLTVRYRHRRGEEMWGALSLAVVTAPDGGRQLVTQVEDLQERRAVEQRLAALALHDPLTGLPNRLLLLERLGHALALSARDGSRHAVLFCDLDRFKAVNDTHGHAVGDEVLVAVAERLLGLVRPSDTVARLGGDEFVVLCEAVAEPDVASVTARLQASLARPFRTSVGLLEVGVSIGVAHPVEGSGPDAAAEALDAADRQMYRAKRRARGAVSPV
- a CDS encoding class I SAM-dependent methyltransferase → MSPLRGAGPVGGSDDGSDDGNDDGSDDEAGGYDVAWLDLRADADDRARSDALLADLGNALRPGVTAADPPGDHVLDLGCGTGAMARWCLDRFGPRATDTVVTLVDPDGRLLEVARSRLAAAPGRVLTTVAAGCDDLARLLADPPEGRRVDAVVASALLDVVPAASVVHLARAVAGAGVPLLAALTVTGTVRLDPQHPWDEVAAAAVARTARRDGAAGPGAAGLLVDAATAQGCRAVARSTPWHLDPARDGALVAAWWEGYAAAARHGARTPEERTALDVWAADHRSALERGALVVQVGHDDVLVLPGHAARSRLSAFLSTSVPDVDRNADVGGTADA
- a CDS encoding helix-turn-helix transcriptional regulator, producing MTAAARPAGGVARYASRLAHVPRALQLLRHHPDGLPISDLAADLDVHEAQLREELEVFFLADVVDAGAVGLRSCALEFLAPTGDGALAETDLASAQVVRLVDDSPLQELGVAFLSPGELGVLYRAASELSALEPDNAALAAAVRRLGDGVLGGVDGLAEAGDDAGDGARDGARDGATAPPLLGGAVLVGADVAADLRRAATAQRRVRIVYARAWRPGVVERVVEPYRVVSTRRGYEVDAGPLDADGQPRTYLVSGIRDHEVLPDTFERPADADERVAAARRPTRVRLVLPADRAWVVERFAEDVRLEAADEDGVLLVAEVLPPVRERVGLLLAVAGAGAFVLDPPGLAEADREVAARLLEHHRLT
- a CDS encoding helix-turn-helix transcriptional regulator, coding for MDDVIEPAPPGAGGAGGRDQRGPMERLTQILFVLSRSPERTASTDRLLAHVGYGAAEPEDRRRQLTRDIGHLTRLGWEIRNVGASGENARYRLVAGDLRLRVQFSPEEQAELQRVARAADLSGLGEDLGPSGPADGPPAFVARRERVGDPEAAQRAVRRRCRLRFTYRGSERDVHPQQVSLRAGGWYLRAREDGASESKTFRLDRMLDVRLDRPGTADPRPAGAHLSIDPVTWQVDAPVDAFLRTAPEHVPHVRAMLGGADVVEAEPAVVGVGEEDLPVLVRVPVTHRTAFRGRLYELGSRVRLVGPDDLRDEVRDHLRAVVAGRP